One stretch of Streptomyces sp. MMBL 11-1 DNA includes these proteins:
- a CDS encoding VIT1/CCC1 transporter family protein — protein sequence MAIIETDAVLHEAHRDNHTHRDVNGGWLRPAVFGAMDGLVSNLALMTGVAGGVVSQQTIVITGLAGLAAGAFSMAAGEYTSVASQRELVEAELAVERRELVKHPQDEMAELAALYESRGVDAPLAREVARQLSRDPEQALEIHAREELGIDPGDLPSPLVAAVSSFGAFALGALLPVLPYLLGASALWPAVLLALIGLFACGAVVARVTARSWWFSGLRQLALGGAAAALTYGLGTLFGVVVG from the coding sequence GTGGCCATCATCGAGACCGACGCCGTCCTGCACGAGGCACACCGGGACAACCACACCCACCGGGATGTGAACGGCGGCTGGCTGCGCCCCGCCGTCTTCGGCGCGATGGACGGCCTGGTCTCCAACCTCGCCCTGATGACCGGGGTCGCCGGCGGCGTGGTCTCCCAGCAGACCATCGTGATCACCGGCCTGGCGGGGCTCGCGGCCGGGGCCTTCTCCATGGCGGCGGGCGAGTACACCTCCGTCGCCTCGCAGCGCGAGCTGGTCGAGGCCGAGCTCGCCGTCGAGCGCCGCGAGCTCGTCAAGCACCCCCAGGACGAGATGGCCGAGCTGGCCGCCCTCTACGAGTCCCGCGGGGTGGACGCCCCGCTGGCCCGCGAGGTCGCCCGGCAGCTGTCGCGCGACCCGGAACAGGCGCTGGAGATCCACGCCCGCGAGGAGCTCGGCATCGACCCGGGCGACCTGCCCTCGCCGCTCGTGGCCGCCGTCTCCTCGTTCGGCGCGTTCGCGCTGGGCGCCCTGCTGCCCGTCCTGCCCTACCTCCTCGGCGCGAGCGCCCTGTGGCCCGCGGTGCTCCTCGCGCTGATCGGCCTGTTCGCCTGTGGTGCGGTGGTGGCCCGGGTGACCGCCCGCAGCTGGTGGTTCAGCGGGCTGCGCCAGCTCGCGCTGGGTGGTGCGGCGGCGGCCCTGACGTACGGACTCGGCACCCTGTTCGGCGTCGTCGTCGGGTGA
- a CDS encoding ADP-ribosylglycohydrolase family protein, with product MNTAVGNDRARGALLGLAVGDALGAPAENLRPSEIRRRWGRIEGFVSDDPAGTDDTEYAIFSGLLLARHGSALDVSHVERAWHHWIADLDEGPFRGAGFSERGTLENLRRGLAAPISAQHRHAWSDGLAMRAAPFGVFAAGRPAEAARLVAVDGRVSHEGEGIYGGQAVAAGVAAAMVGAGLASVIAAALSVVPMDSWTARSLRRAVAAAQRPHPDRLTMERAVRSAVVIAGYPWTDLAPEAVGLAFGAFTAARGDFRTAVLTAVNMGRDADTTAAVAGALAGALNGESAIPPDWAGAIGPVRGSCLPSMRGYHVLDIAELLTPEDPAGAGPAGTPQERVAHGRDPSTGADPASVAAPCEPVRDPAPVAASPGSARDLATAAPSVPVRDLATAAASPAPVRDPATAAASPAPVREDRR from the coding sequence ATGAACACGGCCGTCGGCAATGACCGGGCCAGGGGTGCGCTGCTGGGACTGGCCGTCGGGGACGCGCTCGGCGCCCCGGCGGAGAACCTGCGGCCCTCCGAGATCCGCCGCCGCTGGGGGCGGATCGAGGGGTTCGTGAGCGACGACCCGGCGGGCACCGACGACACGGAGTACGCCATCTTCTCCGGACTGCTGCTGGCCCGGCACGGCTCGGCGCTCGACGTCTCCCATGTGGAGCGGGCCTGGCACCACTGGATCGCCGATCTGGACGAGGGCCCGTTCCGGGGGGCCGGGTTCAGCGAGCGCGGCACGCTGGAGAACCTGCGCCGGGGCCTGGCGGCCCCCATCTCGGCCCAGCACCGGCACGCCTGGAGCGACGGGCTCGCGATGCGGGCGGCCCCCTTCGGGGTCTTCGCGGCGGGCCGCCCCGCCGAGGCGGCCCGGCTGGTCGCGGTGGACGGCCGGGTCAGCCACGAGGGCGAGGGGATCTACGGGGGCCAGGCGGTGGCGGCCGGGGTGGCGGCGGCCATGGTCGGCGCGGGCCTCGCCTCGGTGATCGCGGCCGCGCTCTCGGTGGTCCCGATGGACTCCTGGACGGCCCGGTCGCTGCGCCGGGCGGTGGCGGCGGCCCAGCGGCCCCACCCCGACCGGCTCACGATGGAGCGGGCGGTGCGCTCGGCGGTGGTGATCGCCGGCTACCCGTGGACGGACCTCGCGCCGGAGGCGGTGGGCCTGGCGTTCGGGGCGTTCACGGCGGCGCGCGGGGACTTCCGGACGGCGGTGCTCACGGCCGTCAACATGGGCCGCGACGCGGACACGACGGCGGCGGTGGCGGGCGCCCTGGCCGGGGCGCTGAACGGGGAGAGCGCCATCCCGCCGGACTGGGCGGGCGCGATCGGCCCGGTCCGGGGCAGTTGCCTGCCGTCGATGCGCGGCTACCACGTGCTGGACATCGCGGAACTGCTGACCCCGGAGGACCCGGCCGGGGCCGGACCGGCCGGCACCCCGCAGGAACGGGTCGCCCACGGCCGGGACCCTTCGACCGGGGCCGACCCGGCGTCGGTGGCGGCCCCCTGCGAGCCGGTACGGGACCCGGCGCCGGTGGCAGCCTCCCCCGGGTCAGCACGGGACCTGGCGACGGCGGCCCCCTCCGTACCCGTACGCGACCTGGCGACGGCGGCAGCCTCCCCCGCACCCGTACGCGACCCGGCGACGGCGGCAGCCTCCCCCGCACCCGTACGGGAGGACCGGCGATGA
- a CDS encoding ADP-ribosylglycohydrolase family protein, with the protein MTTSGGRATGGGPAVTTPRGGLAGGPAETGRDAAGPAVAPGGPAPSRRARIEGLLLGLAAGDAAGWPAARHRAARMPEWTRRLTRELDTFAEQNATTTLPVPIALNQPPEPLRLGPSDDAEWAAFAARTVLAAAADDAVGLPSGRRMRDAVDRAWNALAATVAAASARAPEVEAAVLPLRARISVRAGLGNLAAGLRPPATGHDNPHYFDDAACVRAAVLAVVHPGDPEEAAALAEFDARYTQDGDGVHGARAMAAAIAVALAGADVDTVVNAALDRLPEGTEIARNAAHAVRLAREFADEPAGAFALVPVVEHQIVDHVYSYGIAAAETVPVALALTTAARGEIAQAIPAAACLSRVADSAPALAGALTGAIGSVTAVPAGWREACRTLAGCALPRLAGTDLIELAGLLAATEPATPGGQFRHDAHNGHGSRPRDTAPLPHHAPTR; encoded by the coding sequence ATGACGACGTCGGGCGGGCGGGCGACCGGAGGGGGACCAGCCGTGACCACACCCCGTGGAGGGCTCGCGGGCGGCCCGGCGGAGACGGGACGCGACGCGGCCGGACCGGCGGTCGCCCCCGGGGGCCCCGCCCCCTCCCGCCGCGCCCGGATCGAGGGGCTGCTGCTCGGGCTCGCGGCGGGCGACGCCGCCGGGTGGCCCGCCGCCCGGCACCGGGCCGCCCGGATGCCCGAGTGGACCCGGCGGCTCACCCGGGAGCTGGACACCTTCGCCGAGCAGAACGCCACCACCACACTCCCGGTGCCCATCGCCCTCAACCAGCCGCCCGAGCCGCTGCGGCTCGGCCCGTCCGACGACGCCGAGTGGGCCGCGTTCGCCGCCCGTACGGTGCTGGCCGCGGCGGCCGACGACGCGGTGGGGCTCCCCTCCGGCCGCCGGATGCGGGACGCCGTCGACCGGGCCTGGAACGCACTGGCCGCCACCGTCGCCGCCGCCAGCGCCCGGGCCCCCGAGGTCGAGGCGGCCGTGCTCCCGCTACGGGCCCGGATCTCGGTGCGGGCCGGGCTCGGCAACCTGGCCGCCGGACTGCGGCCCCCCGCCACCGGACACGACAACCCGCACTACTTCGACGACGCCGCCTGCGTGCGCGCCGCCGTGCTCGCCGTGGTCCACCCGGGCGACCCGGAAGAGGCGGCGGCGCTCGCCGAGTTCGACGCCCGCTACACCCAGGACGGCGACGGGGTGCACGGGGCGCGGGCCATGGCCGCCGCGATCGCCGTGGCCCTGGCCGGGGCGGACGTCGACACCGTGGTGAACGCGGCCCTGGACCGGCTCCCCGAGGGCACCGAGATCGCCCGCAACGCCGCGCACGCGGTCCGCCTGGCCCGGGAGTTCGCGGACGAGCCCGCCGGGGCGTTCGCCCTGGTCCCGGTGGTGGAACACCAGATCGTGGACCACGTCTACAGCTACGGGATCGCGGCGGCGGAGACCGTGCCGGTCGCGCTCGCCCTCACCACCGCGGCACGGGGCGAGATCGCCCAGGCGATCCCGGCCGCCGCCTGCCTGTCCCGGGTCGCGGACTCCGCACCCGCCCTGGCCGGGGCGCTGACCGGGGCGATCGGCTCGGTCACCGCCGTGCCGGCGGGCTGGCGCGAGGCGTGCCGGACGCTGGCGGGCTGTGCGCTGCCCCGGCTCGCGGGTACGGACCTGATCGAACTCGCCGGGCTGCTGGCAGCCACGGAACCGGCCACCCCGGGTGGACAATTCCGACATGACGCCCACAACGGCCACGGAAGCCGCCCTCGCGACACCGCGCCCCTCCCCCACCACGCCCCGACTCGATGA
- a CDS encoding ADP-ribosylglycohydrolase family protein: MTPTTATEAALATPRPSPTTPRLDERVTRALVGAAVGDALGGPVEGWTPEQIAERHGGRVTGIVGPWHGADWRTARPIAPYHKGDGHVTDDTLMTHALIRVYDRVRDHLDAYAVADHLVPDLLSPRWIPELEADALPLQRIFLAEKWIVARLHYGHMDPREAGAGNIVNCGAAMYMAPVGLVNAGHPEAAYAEALEVAAPHQSSYGREAAGVFAAAVAAACRPGATPGTVVDAALSLAKDGTRSAIEAVAEVAVRHEDFESALVPLRAAVEPFDTVGPDYRSPSLGARRPSRLHAIEELPIALGMLLVGGGDYRRTVLGSVNYGRDCDSIATMSGAIVGALGGEAPAGWAATVAEASRLDLDAPAGVLAQVAREVFARDLERRRAHEQAFGALAGAR; encoded by the coding sequence ATGACGCCCACAACGGCCACGGAAGCCGCCCTCGCGACACCGCGCCCCTCCCCCACCACGCCCCGACTCGATGAACGCGTCACCCGGGCCCTCGTCGGAGCCGCCGTCGGTGACGCCCTCGGCGGCCCGGTCGAGGGCTGGACCCCCGAGCAGATCGCCGAGCGCCACGGCGGCCGGGTGACCGGCATCGTCGGCCCCTGGCACGGCGCGGACTGGCGCACCGCGCGCCCCATCGCCCCGTACCACAAGGGCGACGGGCACGTCACCGACGACACCCTGATGACCCACGCCCTGATCCGGGTCTACGACCGGGTCCGCGACCACCTCGACGCGTACGCCGTCGCGGACCACCTCGTCCCGGATCTGCTGTCGCCCCGCTGGATCCCGGAGCTGGAGGCGGACGCCCTCCCCCTCCAGCGGATCTTCCTGGCGGAGAAGTGGATCGTGGCCCGGCTGCACTACGGGCACATGGACCCGCGCGAGGCCGGTGCGGGGAACATCGTCAACTGTGGTGCGGCGATGTACATGGCCCCGGTCGGCCTGGTCAACGCCGGCCACCCGGAGGCCGCGTACGCCGAGGCGCTGGAGGTCGCGGCGCCCCACCAGTCCTCCTACGGGCGGGAGGCCGCCGGGGTCTTCGCGGCCGCCGTCGCCGCCGCCTGCCGTCCGGGCGCCACCCCCGGCACCGTGGTCGACGCGGCCCTCTCCCTGGCCAAGGACGGCACCCGGTCGGCGATCGAGGCGGTCGCCGAAGTGGCGGTGCGCCACGAGGACTTCGAGTCCGCGCTCGTCCCGCTGCGGGCGGCCGTGGAGCCCTTCGACACGGTCGGCCCCGACTACCGGAGCCCCTCGCTCGGCGCACGCCGCCCCTCCCGGCTGCACGCGATCGAGGAACTGCCCATCGCGCTCGGGATGCTGCTGGTCGGGGGCGGCGACTACCGGCGTACGGTGCTCGGTTCGGTGAACTACGGGCGGGACTGCGACTCCATCGCGACGATGAGTGGGGCGATCGTGGGCGCGCTGGGCGGCGAGGCCCCCGCGGGCTGGGCCGCCACGGTCGCGGAGGCGAGCCGACTGGACCTGGACGCCCCGGCGGGGGTGCTGGCGCAGGTGGCCCGGGAGGTGTTCGCCCGGGACCTGGAGCGCCGCCGGGCCCATGAGCAGGCGTTCGGCGCGCTGGCCGGTGCGCGGTGA
- a CDS encoding ADP-ribosylglycohydrolase family protein, producing the protein MNVRLTWVQPEDLVGHELRQAVQDGRDAREIEERWYAAGGAPGPVRAGASEPPAPPRLRALAERLLDELAMLDAPLEAEEPTGLDAIVAACPHWPGPVDSAPAVGRDRLHAAWLGRAAGCLLGKPVEKLPLEGIRALGRATGDWPPTIWFTARGVPGELLAAYPWNRRSAPTSLAENIDGMPEDDDLNYPLLTLLLLQRHGRSFTTGDLARLWLEELPAGRTFTAERIAYGNLLAGVEPPETARRRNPFREWIGAQIRADVHGWTHPGDPAGAAAQAHRDAVLTHTGNGVYGAMFTAAALAVAAGGESDVHGCLAAGLRVVPPHSRYARAIRLGIGAARTEGDFDAVVDRLHAAYADTHHWVHVLPNAALLAAALTHADGAFTRSIGLAVSGGWDTDSNGATAGSLAGLLAGGPDALPEHWTAPLKNRLATSVPGFDRTGFDTLAALTHQEALRP; encoded by the coding sequence GTGAACGTCCGCCTCACCTGGGTGCAGCCCGAGGACCTGGTCGGTCACGAGCTGCGGCAGGCCGTGCAGGACGGCCGGGACGCCCGGGAGATCGAGGAGCGGTGGTACGCGGCCGGGGGCGCCCCCGGCCCGGTCCGGGCGGGTGCCTCCGAGCCGCCCGCACCGCCCCGCCTGCGTGCGCTGGCAGAGCGGCTCCTCGACGAACTCGCGATGCTCGACGCGCCGTTGGAGGCCGAAGAGCCGACCGGGCTGGACGCGATCGTGGCCGCGTGCCCGCACTGGCCGGGCCCGGTGGACAGCGCGCCCGCCGTCGGCCGGGACCGGCTGCACGCGGCGTGGCTCGGCCGGGCGGCGGGCTGCCTGCTCGGCAAACCGGTCGAGAAGCTGCCGCTGGAGGGCATCCGCGCCCTGGGCCGCGCCACCGGCGACTGGCCCCCGACCATCTGGTTCACCGCACGCGGGGTCCCCGGCGAACTGTTGGCCGCGTACCCCTGGAACCGCCGCTCGGCCCCCACGTCGCTGGCCGAGAACATCGACGGCATGCCGGAGGACGACGACCTCAACTACCCCCTTCTCACGCTGCTGTTGCTCCAGCGGCACGGCCGCTCCTTCACCACCGGCGACCTGGCCCGGCTGTGGCTGGAGGAACTCCCGGCGGGCCGTACGTTCACCGCCGAGCGCATCGCGTACGGCAACCTCTTGGCGGGCGTCGAGCCGCCGGAGACCGCCCGCCGCCGCAACCCGTTCCGGGAGTGGATCGGCGCGCAGATCCGGGCCGACGTGCACGGCTGGACCCACCCCGGCGACCCGGCCGGGGCCGCCGCCCAGGCCCACCGCGACGCGGTCCTCACCCACACCGGCAACGGGGTGTACGGCGCGATGTTCACCGCCGCCGCGCTCGCCGTCGCGGCCGGCGGCGAGAGCGATGTGCACGGCTGCCTGGCCGCCGGGCTGCGGGTGGTGCCGCCGCATTCGCGGTACGCGCGCGCGATCCGCCTCGGCATCGGGGCGGCCCGTACGGAAGGGGACTTCGACGCCGTCGTCGACCGGCTGCACGCCGCCTACGCGGACACCCACCACTGGGTGCACGTCCTGCCCAACGCCGCGCTGCTGGCCGCCGCCCTCACCCACGCCGACGGCGCCTTCACCCGGTCGATCGGTCTCGCGGTCTCCGGCGGCTGGGACACCGACTCCAACGGGGCGACCGCCGGATCGCTGGCCGGACTCCTGGCGGGCGGGCCGGACGCCCTGCCCGAGCACTGGACGGCTCCGCTGAAGAACCGGCTCGCCACCTCCGTACCCGGCTTCGACCGGACCGGGTTCGACACCCTCGCCGCACTGACCCACCAGGAGGCTCTGCGCCCATGA
- the rbsK gene encoding ribokinase, whose translation MTRIAVLGSTNMDLVAHTARAPGRGETVTGREFRTVPGGKGANQAVAAARAGGDVTMIGAVGDDAYGARLRDGLEHAGVDTDLLHTAEGPSGTAHIVVDDTGSNAIVVVPGANGVVTALGPGEIAAIAAADLLLTQLELPLSAVVEGARAARAQGVRTILTPSPVQPLPDELLDCIDLLVPNEHEAAELSGQAEPHAAAQILLRRVPEVIVTLGAKGCLYAARGGEPVLFEAPSVTAVDTTGAGDTFVGALAVALGEGRPVAEAVAFASSAAALCVRKPGASTSMPYRSEIEAS comes from the coding sequence ATGACCCGCATCGCCGTGCTCGGCAGCACCAACATGGACCTCGTCGCCCACACCGCCCGCGCCCCCGGACGCGGAGAGACCGTCACCGGACGGGAGTTCCGGACGGTCCCCGGCGGGAAGGGCGCCAACCAGGCCGTCGCCGCCGCCCGCGCGGGCGGGGATGTGACGATGATCGGCGCGGTCGGCGACGACGCCTACGGGGCGCGATTGCGTGACGGCCTCGAACACGCGGGGGTGGACACCGACCTCCTGCACACCGCCGAGGGCCCCAGCGGCACCGCGCACATCGTGGTCGACGACACCGGGTCCAACGCGATCGTGGTGGTCCCCGGCGCGAACGGCGTCGTCACCGCGCTGGGGCCCGGGGAGATCGCGGCGATCGCCGCGGCCGATCTGCTGCTCACGCAGCTCGAACTCCCCCTGTCCGCCGTCGTCGAGGGCGCCCGAGCGGCCCGGGCCCAGGGCGTACGGACCATCCTCACCCCCTCCCCTGTGCAGCCCCTGCCCGATGAACTCCTCGATTGCATCGACCTGTTGGTGCCCAACGAGCACGAGGCGGCCGAGCTGTCCGGGCAGGCCGAACCGCACGCCGCCGCCCAGATCCTGCTGCGCCGGGTGCCCGAGGTCATCGTCACGCTCGGCGCGAAAGGCTGCCTGTACGCGGCCCGGGGCGGCGAACCGGTGCTCTTCGAGGCCCCCTCGGTGACCGCCGTCGACACGACCGGCGCCGGGGACACCTTCGTCGGGGCGCTGGCCGTGGCGCTCGGCGAGGGACGACCGGTGGCCGAGGCCGTGGCGTTCGCGTCCTCGGCCGCCGCGCTCTGCGTCCGGAAGCCCGGCGCGTCCACGTCCATGCCCTACCGCAGCGAGATCGAGGCCTCATGA
- a CDS encoding CaiB/BaiF CoA transferase family protein, with the protein MSTTAAGPLTGLRVIDLATLFAGPLAATMLGDFGADVIKVEHPRRPDPSRGHGPAKDGVGLWWKLLGRNKRTLTLDLSAPGGRDVLLELAAGTDVIIENFRPGTLERWGLGPEELHAVNPRLVLARVTGFGQFGPYAHRPGFGTLAEAMSGFAAITGEPDGPPTLPPFGLADSIAALATAYAVMAALAGREKTGEGQVVDLAIIEPILTVLGPQPLWYDQLGHVQPRTGNRSRNNAPRNTYRTADGHWVAVSTSAQSVAERVMRLVGRPDLIEEPWFGTGTTRAEHTEELDGAVGHWISRHSREEVLDRFEKAEAAVAPVHDVREVMEDPQYRALGTIAEVDDPELGPLRMQNVLFRLSRTPGGIRWAGRPHGADTEEILAGLGLPESRIAALRDQGAL; encoded by the coding sequence ATGAGCACCACCGCGGCTGGACCCCTGACCGGGCTGCGCGTCATCGATCTGGCCACCCTCTTCGCCGGACCGCTGGCGGCCACCATGCTCGGGGACTTCGGCGCCGATGTGATCAAGGTCGAGCACCCCCGCAGGCCGGACCCCTCGCGCGGGCACGGGCCCGCCAAGGACGGGGTCGGCCTGTGGTGGAAGCTGCTCGGCCGCAACAAGCGCACCCTGACCCTCGACCTGTCCGCGCCCGGCGGCCGGGACGTGCTGCTGGAGCTGGCCGCCGGGACGGATGTGATCATCGAGAACTTCCGGCCCGGCACCCTGGAGCGCTGGGGCCTGGGCCCCGAGGAGCTGCACGCCGTCAACCCGCGTCTCGTGCTGGCCCGGGTCACCGGCTTCGGCCAGTTCGGACCGTACGCCCACCGCCCCGGCTTCGGGACGCTCGCCGAGGCGATGAGCGGCTTCGCGGCGATCACCGGGGAGCCGGACGGGCCGCCGACCCTGCCGCCGTTCGGGCTGGCCGACTCCATCGCGGCGCTGGCCACGGCGTACGCGGTGATGGCCGCCCTCGCGGGACGGGAGAAGACCGGCGAGGGCCAGGTGGTGGACCTGGCGATCATCGAGCCGATCCTCACCGTGCTGGGCCCGCAGCCGCTCTGGTACGACCAGCTCGGCCACGTCCAGCCGCGCACCGGCAACCGCTCCCGCAACAACGCCCCGCGCAACACCTACCGCACCGCCGACGGGCACTGGGTCGCGGTCTCCACCTCCGCCCAGTCCGTCGCGGAGCGGGTGATGCGTCTGGTCGGCCGCCCGGACCTGATCGAGGAGCCCTGGTTCGGCACGGGCACCACCCGGGCCGAGCACACCGAGGAGCTGGACGGGGCGGTCGGGCACTGGATCTCCCGCCACAGCCGCGAGGAGGTCCTCGACCGCTTCGAGAAGGCGGAGGCGGCCGTCGCGCCGGTCCACGACGTACGGGAGGTGATGGAGGACCCGCAGTACCGGGCGCTGGGGACCATCGCCGAGGTCGACGACCCGGAGCTGGGGCCGCTGCGGATGCAGAACGTCCTCTTCCGGCTCTCCCGGACCCCAGGGGGGATCCGGTGGGCGGGCCGCCCGCACGGCGCGGACACCGAGGAAATCCTGGCAGGGCTCGGCCTCCCGGAGTCGCGGATCGCGGCGCTGCGGGACCAGGGGGCGCTGTGA
- a CDS encoding HpcH/HpaI aldolase/citrate lyase family protein has translation MTGRPIPAPPLPEGPPPPVGRPPLTWLYVPGDRPEVVAKALGCGADVVIVDLEDAVAPDRKGYARSATAELLGDQVTAAPDAVPVHVRVHGEDDIRALAALPGLSAFRLPKITHAVSVSHVAAVAPGVALYPLLESALAIEHAYSIASAHHAVHGIALGEADLRADLGVREDTGLDWPRSRVVVAARAAALPPPAQSVFPDVRDLDGLWASCGRGRALGMLGRAAIHPRQLPVIERAFRPTAEEIEAAEEIVAASAVEAGALALPDGRFVDAAVVASARRTIALAGRA, from the coding sequence GTGACCGGCCGGCCGATCCCGGCCCCGCCGCTGCCGGAGGGCCCGCCGCCGCCCGTCGGGCGGCCACCGCTGACCTGGCTGTACGTGCCCGGGGACCGGCCGGAGGTGGTGGCCAAGGCGCTGGGCTGCGGGGCGGACGTGGTGATCGTCGACCTGGAGGACGCCGTCGCCCCGGACCGTAAGGGATACGCGCGCTCCGCCACCGCCGAGCTCCTCGGCGACCAGGTCACGGCGGCCCCGGACGCGGTGCCGGTCCATGTGCGGGTGCACGGCGAGGACGACATCCGGGCGCTGGCGGCGCTGCCGGGCCTGTCCGCGTTCCGGCTGCCGAAGATCACCCACGCGGTCTCGGTGTCCCATGTGGCGGCCGTGGCGCCCGGCGTGGCGCTGTATCCGCTGCTGGAGTCGGCGCTCGCGATCGAGCACGCGTACTCGATCGCCTCGGCCCATCACGCCGTGCACGGCATCGCCCTGGGCGAGGCGGACCTGCGGGCGGATCTGGGCGTACGGGAGGACACCGGGCTCGACTGGCCGCGCAGCCGCGTCGTGGTGGCGGCACGCGCGGCGGCCCTTCCGCCACCCGCCCAGTCGGTGTTCCCGGACGTCCGGGACCTGGACGGGCTGTGGGCCTCGTGCGGGCGGGGGCGGGCGCTCGGGATGCTGGGCCGGGCGGCGATCCACCCGCGCCAGCTGCCGGTGATCGAGCGGGCGTTCCGGCCGACCGCCGAGGAGATCGAGGCGGCCGAGGAGATCGTCGCGGCCTCGGCGGTGGAGGCGGGGGCGCTGGCGCTGCCGGACGGGAGGTTCGTGGACGCGGCGGTGGTGGCGTCCGCCCGCCGGACGATCGCGCTCGCCGGGCGGGCCTGA
- the lgt gene encoding prolipoprotein diacylglyceryl transferase, producing MNLAFIPSPSTGVIELGPIPLRGYAFCIIIGVFVAVWFGNKRWVARGGRAGTVADVAVWAVPFGLVGGRLYHVITDYQLYFSDGENWVDAFKIWEGGLGIWGAIAFGAVGAWIACRRRGIPLPAWADALAPGIAIAQAIGRWGNWFNQELYGKPTDLPWALEISEGPNRVAGTYHPTFLYESLWCIGVALLVIWADRRFRLGHGRAFALYVAAYCAGRGWIEYMRVDEAHHVLGLRLNVWTAIIVFVLAVAYIVISAKVRPGREEIVEPERDDAPTNAAPAKNDGPADEDGSDEDGSAKADAAEKDPLTKGEPGQSGKGATAESPEAAEKS from the coding sequence ATGAATCTTGCCTTCATCCCCAGCCCGTCGACCGGCGTGATCGAGCTCGGCCCGATCCCGCTCCGCGGCTACGCGTTCTGCATCATCATCGGTGTCTTCGTCGCCGTCTGGTTCGGCAACAAGCGCTGGGTAGCCCGGGGCGGCAGAGCCGGCACCGTGGCCGACGTCGCCGTCTGGGCGGTGCCCTTCGGCCTCGTCGGCGGCCGGCTCTACCACGTGATCACCGACTACCAGCTGTACTTCAGCGACGGTGAGAACTGGGTCGACGCCTTCAAGATCTGGGAGGGCGGCCTCGGTATCTGGGGCGCCATCGCGTTCGGCGCCGTCGGCGCCTGGATCGCCTGCCGCCGCCGGGGCATCCCCCTGCCCGCCTGGGCCGACGCGCTGGCCCCGGGGATCGCCATCGCCCAGGCCATCGGCCGCTGGGGCAACTGGTTCAACCAGGAGCTGTACGGCAAGCCCACCGACCTCCCCTGGGCGCTGGAGATCAGCGAGGGCCCGAACCGGGTCGCCGGGACCTACCACCCGACCTTCCTGTACGAGTCGCTGTGGTGCATCGGCGTCGCGCTCCTGGTCATCTGGGCCGACCGGCGCTTCCGGCTCGGCCACGGACGGGCGTTCGCGCTGTACGTCGCCGCCTACTGCGCGGGGCGCGGCTGGATCGAGTACATGCGGGTCGACGAGGCCCACCACGTCCTCGGCCTCCGCCTGAACGTGTGGACCGCGATCATCGTCTTCGTCCTCGCCGTCGCCTACATCGTGATCTCCGCCAAGGTCCGTCCGGGCCGCGAGGAGATCGTCGAGCCCGAACGGGACGACGCCCCCACGAACGCCGCCCCCGCGAAGAACGACGGCCCCGCCGACGAGGACGGCTCCGACGAGGACGGCTCCGCGAAGGCGGACGCCGCCGAGAAGGACCCGCTCACGAAGGGCGAGCCGGGCCAGTCCGGCAAGGGCGCCACCGCCGAGAGCCCCGAAGCCGCCGAGAAGAGCTGA
- a CDS encoding DsbA family protein, whose translation MSDKIPEGNRSARERLAQQREREKGREKRRRTLIVASAVVGVLALAAVVGLIAANAGKDDGGDTASGPAVAPSGAIGEDALTVPVGAADAPSTLTIWEDFRCPVCAQFETAFRDTVKELADEGQVKVEYHLATIIDGNLGGTGSLRAANAAACAQDAGKFAPYHDVLFANQPPEPDDAFGKNSRLIELAGEVEGLDTPGFRSCVEDGEHDSWVKKSDTAFREGGFQGTPTVLLNGESVFPSKGDEQISPENLKKWVAAANKGKKPGTATPPAPADASSAPAP comes from the coding sequence GTGAGCGACAAGATCCCAGAGGGAAACAGAAGCGCGCGTGAGCGCCTGGCCCAGCAGCGCGAGCGGGAGAAGGGGCGCGAGAAGCGCCGCCGGACACTGATCGTCGCCTCGGCGGTGGTCGGGGTGCTCGCCCTGGCCGCCGTGGTCGGCCTGATCGCGGCCAACGCGGGCAAGGACGACGGCGGCGACACCGCCTCCGGCCCGGCGGTCGCCCCTTCGGGTGCGATCGGCGAGGACGCCCTGACCGTGCCGGTCGGCGCCGCGGACGCCCCGTCCACCCTCACGATCTGGGAGGACTTCCGCTGCCCCGTCTGCGCCCAGTTCGAGACCGCCTTCCGGGACACCGTCAAGGAGCTGGCGGACGAGGGCCAGGTCAAGGTCGAGTACCACCTGGCCACGATCATCGACGGCAATCTCGGCGGCACCGGGTCACTGCGCGCCGCCAATGCCGCCGCCTGCGCCCAGGACGCCGGCAAGTTCGCGCCGTACCACGACGTGCTCTTCGCCAACCAGCCCCCGGAGCCGGACGACGCCTTCGGCAAGAACAGCCGGCTGATCGAGCTGGCCGGCGAGGTCGAGGGGCTCGACACACCGGGCTTCCGCAGCTGTGTGGAGGACGGCGAGCACGACAGCTGGGTGAAGAAGTCCGACACGGCGTTCCGCGAGGGCGGCTTCCAGGGCACGCCGACGGTGCTGCTCAACGGGGAGTCCGTCTTCCCGAGCAAGGGCGACGAGCAGATCTCCCCGGAGAACCTGAAGAAGTGGGTCGCCGCGGCCAACAAGGGCAAGAAGCCGGGCACCGCCACCCCGCCGGCCCCGGCCGACGCGTCCTCCGCCCCCGCCCCCTGA